The Chiloscyllium punctatum isolate Juve2018m chromosome 31, sChiPun1.3, whole genome shotgun sequence nucleotide sequence agagtgcaggaaggcatgccagcagcagcatcaggcatacctaaaaatgaggtgtccaTTGGTGAAGTTACAACATCAgtctacttgcatgccaaacagtgtAAGTAGTTTGGAATAGATAAGCCTATGTGATCCCACAAACAATGGATCACATTTAAATTCTGAAGTCCTTCCACATTCAGTCTTGAGTAGAGATGGATGACTAAATGATACAGGAGGAGGATGCTCCATAAATATCCCATAGTTGGTGATGGTGAGCACATCCGTGCAAAAGGTGaggttgaagcatttgcatcgaTCTTCAGCCTGAAGAGCCAAAtgaatgatccatcttggcctccccTGAAGTCCCAAGCATCTCAGACAATGcagttcactccacatgatattaaAAACAGCAGATTCTGCTGGATACGGCAAAGGCTATGATTTCTGACAAGTAGGAAGTAATATTTGCTCCATGCAAGTGCCAGGCGATGACCATCTCTAATGACAGAGAATCTAATAATTATGTCATACATTTACTGCTTTATCATTGTTGAATCCCTGATGTAAACATAACATTgtctagaaactgaactggattcactgcataaatactgtggctagcATGTCAGAAGCTGAGAATTCTGCAATGAATAATCTCCCTTCTGACTCTCTAATGCTTGTCCAATGTTTACAAGACACATGTCAGAAATGAGATAGATTATTCACCACTTGCCTAACTGGATGTGTAAAagcttcacaccatccaggataaagcagcctatTTGCATGGCGCTCCATCCACCATCTTCCATGTTGATTCTGTTGACTAGCTGTGTGAATCTACTTAAAATACACAAAACTGCCACAGTTTAAGACACCCTTATCTCCAGGGGcattaggatgggcaataaatgcttatCTAGTTAGCAAAGCCCACATCTTACATGAGTAAAAAATATGATACTGATGAGTGTGTATGAGAAGAATGTGCTTCATTGGGTGTGAAACGATTTGAGTTGTCCTGAGATAGCAAAAGGCGCTGGAGTAATGCATGTATTTTTTTGTTTAGAGTTATTGGAAGCATAGGACAGCAAGGCTGATGATTTGGCAGAATTTGATGGTGGTTTCTGGTGAATAATGCAGTGAGTCAGTGATATCCTGCTTTTCTTGTAGTTACCAGACAAACTTATCTCCAGCCTGGTAAAATATTACTACTCCTGGAAGAAGACCCGGACTCGAACAAGTGTGATGGATCGGCAAGCTCGCAAGCTGGTACACAAGAAGGAACGGGAAGACAGGTTTGCGAATTGTTCTTGCGTACCACCACACACCCAGCCCCTGCTAAAACTATAATGTCCAAGGTACTATGTGGACAACCTTTGGAAATGATGACAGTTTCTCACCCAGTGTTGTCAAGTATCTATTACCTACCAAAGGTATCATATTGGCAATCCAGCCTGGTGCTACCTTCAGATGGGTATGCTTTCCAACGTAAAGTTTTCTCAGCCACTGACAGAGGAAACAAGCTGGAGACCTTCAGTATCTGTGATTCAGTTAAACCCCTCCTTTCACTAGCTGAGCTCTATAAATAAAAACACTTCTGGGCAAGCAGGACATGTGGCTCCATTCATGAATTTCAAACTAAGAATAAAGAACcccttgtttctgaaaatgaGCCAAACGCTGGAAGCTATTTCAGTCTCTGCTTTATCTCCTATTTTTCATTTTACTTGTTTCTCTTCTGTGTTGTAGTAATGATGAGGCAGAAGAAGTGACAGTGCAGATTGCAGACGACAGTGATTATGAACCCGATGTTAAGAGGGAGGTAAGTTTTGTTCTTTTTCACACTCTGTACAGGGTAGCCATTGACAACAAATTGTACCCTTTGTGTTCAGATTGTCCAATGTTCTCAATTGGATGGCTTAACTCATTGTTCAGTTGTTGGATTTGTTCCAAATTAATGTGCTACGTTATGCTGAATTATTCTCAGGATTCCTAGCTAAAGTTCATCTTATTCAGTAATTTTCCTAAGTGGCTGTTCCATTTGACCTTAGAATATGGTCTTGGCtttggagcaggaggaggctatcCTGCCGTTTAAACCTCTACTATCAAAATTGCTGACTGTTTTTGTTGTATATCCTTTAATCTCATAATCAATAAAAACCTACCTGCCACAACTTTGAAACTTTTGATTGACCCCCAGCAGCAACAATTTTCGGGGGAAAGTGTTCCAGACGTTTGAAGAAGTGCTTTCTGATATCACCCCACGATCACCGTGGCTTAGATTTAAAGTTTCTGTCCCCTTGTTCTGAATCACAGCAAATATCTTCTCTGAGCCTGGTGAAAACTTTTAATTGTCTTAAACAGAGGCAAATTGTGTTACAGTGAAATTGTCACTGGATCCAGAAGCCCAGCTAATTATTAGGGCAGAGGGTGAAGACCCATcatggcaggtggtgaaattGAAATTCAGTtagtctggaattgaaagctagtcttaGTAAGAGTGACCATGAAACTAGTACTGGTGGAACTATACTGAATTGTTGTTCAAATAAAAATCTGCTTCACTCatgtcccttagggaaggaattctgtccttatccagtctggtttacatgtgactgcagacccatagcaatgtgttgactcttaactgtgtgAAATGTCCCAACAAAGCACACAATTCTAGAGATAATTGGAGATGAGCATCCTTACCAGCGacccccacatcccatgaaagaagcAGCTCATTGAGATCATGCCTTAATCTCCTTTACTTGAGGGAATGCAGGAGTCAGTGTTTGTGTCCTCAGAATTTTACCTATTAATACCTTCTAGTGAAtctgtgctgcactccctccagggCCAATATCTTCTACCTGAGAGGCCAGATCTGAACTCTGTTACTGCAGATGGAGGTCAAAGTAGAGCTTTTTATGAACAGTACAAAAGCAGAATGTTCAGGATACTGCAGATCTTAAATAGAAAGAAAAAATGCTGGGAGCACTTAGCAGGTCAAAAAGCATGTTTCAAGTCAGTATTTCAGAACAAAGACCTCTGCACCGACACATGATCTGGCAAGAGTTAGAAATTTAATAACTGAAAAGTGGTGTTGAAGTTGGGAAACAGAAGGTGAGCTCTGCAATCGGTTTGGTGGGCATGTATTGGTGGCAGGAGAGACTAAATGACAAAAGGTTACATGTTGTATGATAACAGacttaatgattagattagattccctacagtgcgaaaacaggcccttcaacccaactagcccataccgaccctccgaagagtaactcacccagacccgtttccttctaactaatgcacctaacactataggcaatttcccatggccaattcacctgacctacacatctttggactgtgggaggaaaccggagcacccagaggaaacccacgtagacacggcaagaatgtgcaaactccacacagacagtcacccaagggtgggattgaacctgggaccctggtgctatgaggcagcagtgctaaccactgagacaccatgccgccCCTTAATGTCTACAGGAAGTGTGAATGCAGGTCCCTGaataactgctgtctgaaaacaaactGAAAAGTGAACAAGAGAGGGCAGGAAAAACAAACCAGCAAAGAAAAATAGCAAACATATACTGGTCACTTGGACAGAATGTGAGTGTTGCTGGATAAAGATACATTTTCTTGAAGCTCTCGCTTTCATTTGGACAATTCACAAAAAGTACGAAAGGTAAATCAACATTTGTACTGTATCAGAGGAAAGTGCTGATTGGTTGCACTCTGGAACAGATGTATCCATGGACAATGCATCATATAGATGATAACTGGTGGTTAACATCCatgttttgtttaaaaattaAACTAGCAGGTTGATTCTGATTAGTCAAGACATTGACTTGAGAAATGCACCAGAATGTGGCTATCACCTAGTTTGTTGAGTTTGAACAGTTGCAATATGTATTCTTTGTGTTTGCAAAGAAAGGCTCTGTTAATGTTTGTTGGTTATCGTGTGCAGAAGTGTAATTCTTAGCACACTCTGGTTTATTTAGCAAATGCAGTCCAATTGTGCAATCACATCTGATGTTTTTCAGCAACACTTAAAAACAACTTTGACAAGTCTTCATGATAAAGACCTCAAGATAAAGATTCAATTCATCTTGTATCtgtccactatctctctcatatTTCTGCTTCTCTTTTGTTCCCAGTTTCTGAACATTTAGATATTTTGTTGAATGGGGGTAGGGATATGAAACAAGAGTAATGCAATTTGCAGGGATTTTGGAAATGTCTATAAAGAAGAGCATAATGATTGCAACAGTTCAAGATGCTCACAACCGTTTCCAGCCTGCAAAGCAGGGTAGTAATACCATAGGTTAATTAAAAGAGAAAGTTATTGCAATAACATGTAAAACACTGACCAATGCAGAACACAGCTTATTTTAAATATTGCTTGTGATTCTTCCTCTTCCTGTCCCCATAGCGCTCTGGGGAGCAGAAACCCACAAGTGGCAAATCAGTGACGGTGAAGAGAGAGTCTCAGAGCATCCAGTATCGCCATCATCCACCTCGCTCAAAGAGACGGCCACCTAAGGACATGTACCTCAGCCAAGATGAAGTTGCTGGAGTCTCTGCTAACCCCAATGCTGCCACCATCTCTCTCCGACAGTTGGAATCACAGCTCATCTCCATCAAGCGCCAGGTGACATACGGAGAAGTGTGAAGTctgcagtttggggagggggtgggatgaAGTGATGGCACATTATGCTAACTAGGCCAGCATTGATCTAAATCCTGACCTTCCACTTCTGAAGTCAAATACACCCAAAAACAGAGAGAATTTGATGTTTTAAAATCCAATGTTGAATTGAGTTTGAGAAGACTGTCTAGCTGCCAACACTCTATCCTTTGAACCTAAAGCAAGAATGATTCATAATTTAATAATTCCAGCTACACGATGGCAGAGAGGCAAAACTAAAAAGATCTTGCTGGTAATGGTCAAGAGAGCattaccttattaaatgcctgGTTGGACCTGCCTTGGGCATATTTGTTGAGCCAAATATAGAAGGAACTTTTAGTTTGTATCTCATCCTGTGCTGTCcctatcatagaatcatagttcTGGGAATGTTTGTTGGATATagtgtagagggaactttactctgtatccaaccctATACCGTGCCTGTCCTGGGAGTACTTGATGGGTAAAGAATGAAATTTTATGAATTCAATTGACGAAGAGATTGGGTGATATGGCAGGAACTGGATGATTGGGACGGTTTAGGGAAAGAAGTAGTTCATGAATTATTGCTGAAGATGTAAGTGTTTTtgtctccctcctctctcacaggTTCAGACAATAAAACAGATAAACAGTTCATTAAAGCAAACACTGGATGGGGGGATTGACAAACTGCGACCACCAGAGGTATGAGTGTTATATGGCTAATCCTCTCTTCATTGGTGCATTGCCTTTACCATCCAATGCCTGCCTTATTACAGTGATAATGTATTGGTGGTGTTCAGATATTTTGGAGATTGTTTCTGTCTGAGCTGAGTCACACAAATTTTGTGATATTGGTTTGATGAAGGAATATTGGCTCTTGAAACACTAATTTCAACTGCTTCTTGAATAGCAAGAATGTTTGAAGAATCTTATACAATCAAAAAAAGCTGAAGCAGAAAAtagcccatttggcccatctggttgTGTTAGATTTCTAATCTCCACAAGTGGCCTTCTAATACAAGGTGACATCCCAGttgaggagggtcagtgctgagggaacgtcTCCCTGTCAgatggtcattgctgagggaatgccaccctaccggagagtcagtgctgagggattgctgcactgttggagagtcagcgCTGAGGAAATGCCACtctttcagagggtcagcgctgagggagtgctgcactgtcggagagtcagtaatgagggagttctgcattgttggagggtcactgctgagggagtgctatactgtcagagggtcgcaatgttggagggtcagggatgaggagtgctgcattatcagaaggtcagtagtgagggactgctgcactgttacCTGTCCTGCTCTTTCTGGTTCTTGTTTAAGATTTTCCATGGCTGCTGTCTGAAAGAACAGCGTAGAGTTCTCCCAGTGTCCTGGGACCAATTTTTCTCTCAACCAACACCACAAAAAAAAGTTAGTTTTATCATTTATGTGTAGGATCTTTCTGTGTGCAAAACTGGTTTCCTCcaatacaacagtgactacatttcacAAAGTCTTTCATCGATTGTAATATGTTTTGGGGTTTCTCGTGTTTCTGACAGTCCGCTGGAGAAATAGGACTTTGGTTATTTTTTGAGCTGATGTCATGACTTGTACTGGTATAGTTTGTTTTCAATATACTTTGTGTTGTAATTCTCTCATTCTCCGTCTCCACAGTCCAATCTGAAGCTCAACTCACGCTGGACGACCGAGGAGCAGCTCCTGGCTGTTCAAGGTATCCACACATCTTTGTGAATACTGCAGGCTCCACTGCCATGCTTCCCCACCCTCATTTAATTAGGTTGACAGTATATTATTTCCTGAGTAGCTCCTTTTTGGCAAGCGTGATCTCATTCAGTCTGAGGTTGTAGAGTTTTTCCTCAACCAGGCAGAGTCCACTCATGCACTAGATGCTGCTTGTTTTGACCTGTCAGATCAGAAAGATGCTGGTGTTTTaaaccctgtctctgtctctctctctcgctctctgtgtctctctctctctctctctctctctctcactcaccctcacctccttgattccagtcacttcctgatccaggtcTTATTGATTGAAGCTATGTTGAGATGCTATGGGGAGCAAGGGAGGTGGAATAAATTCAAACATGCGTTACCCTATATCGACTGTGGACATGGGCACCAGTCACCTCATTGTCTCGGTGACAGAGAATAGGGAGGGGGCTTGGAGTACAAGGAACGctgtgtatctctctgtctctgtttcggATAGCATGTTCGAAGATGGAAATTCCCCAACTCCACACCAAAGGAAAAAAAATCCCAAAATGTTTCTGTGTTCAGGCATTCGTAAATATGGGCGGAATTTCCAGGCCATCGCAGAAGTGATCGGGAACAAGACGCTGGCCCAGGTGAAGACGTTCTTTATCAGTTACCGCCGCCGTTTCAACCTGGAGGAGATTCTGCAGGAATGGGAGGCAGAGCAGGAGGTACAGGGCAATGCTGGCAGTCTGTCGGGTCTGGACGATGGTGGTGCCTGCAACCCATCACTAGCTAGCAGCgaagaggaggaagaagaggaggCCGAGGTACATGAGTTACATGCTGCCTTGTTGTGGGAGTTGGGGTGGAGGTGTTGTGCTGTGAGGTGGAGAGGGCTTTGGGCTACTGGATTCTTCTGAATAAATAAGGCATTAAGTTTTCAGGAGTATGGGTTGGGATCACCTGTCTAAGTTCTGTTGATTTGTGTATTTGGATCAAGTTTTATGTCCATTCACAATGATCTTTAACCCCTGCCTCTCCCcactccttctccttctccttctccttctctttCCGTAGGTCCAAGTGACGCCCGTACTCGCTGCCCCAGCTCCACCCGCTCCAACCCCTGCTGCCACCCCGGTGACCCCAACGACCCTCTCACAGCCTCCGCCACTGCTCAGACCGAGTCTGCCTGCAGCCCCTGCCCTCCACAGGCAGCCACCTCCCCTGCAGCAGGGCCGCTTCCTCCTGTCCCGGCCTCCACTCAATCAACCACCTCCCCCACTGATCCGGCCTGCAGTTGCACTGCCTCCAGGAGCTCGACCAAACCCACGGCCCATCCTGTCATCGGTTAGCTCAcagcccctcccctccctcattgGTATCCAGCTTGAATCATCATCATCTTCTGCACACTGAGCTCCACCCAAGATCACGAACATCGTAGCTGCAATCAACCATGGCCTTGAGCATCGCAGCTACAATCAACAAAGACTGCAAGCCTCGTACCAACAACCAGTGAAGTCATAAACATTGTAGATGAGATCAACTAACTTGAAGAGCATTATAACTGCAATCAGGACTGCAAGCATCGTAGCTACAATCACCAACAACAGAACGGCGTTTTAAGGCTTTTTTTGTTCACTAATTTAAAAGTTTTAGTTTTTAAAAGGAAAAATAAGGTTTTAACTTTTTGATGCTTTGTTAACATATGGGAGATCCAACCTCCCGAATCTGTAACACTACAAAGCAGTGGTCTGCTTACTTCTATTCACCCTGAGAGGATTAACCAAGATCACCTTGAATTTTGGGAATGGGCATGTAGGGATCAGTCCTGGATCCCAAGAGGTGAGGAGAGGATCAGTTCTGAAGCCGAGGATGGGAGAACAGAGTGGATCCTGGAccccaggattggagagggaggtCAGTCCTGGAGCCAGAATGAGAGACAGACGGATTCTGACCTCACCCTGATCAAGGAGAGGAAGGTTAGTTCAGGATGCTGGAATATATGGGGAGAGGGTCGTCAGTCCAGGTGAGAAGGATGTCTGTGCTGGACTAGATCCTGGGGATGGGAGAGGGAGGTTAGTTCTGGATCTTGGGTTGGtttgagggtaagggggttagTCCCATTGGCCACTTTCAGATCTATTTTACCTGGAGCCCACCCAGAAGTGTTAATTATCCACATTAAGTAGCAGGATTGTCTCTGAGACTCCCAGTCTATTGAAAATCTCCCAAGGGGACATTATTCTCTTCCCtccagtcccctctctccttttcctacCCTGTTCACTTGCTGTTTTGAATTTTCTGTATCCTCATGGTTCCTAGATAGCTAGAAGGTTTCTAGAGTGCTATTTCTCTCTGCTTGAGGGAGAAGCTATCTGTCCACCCTGTAGGATCAGGTGGCTGAAGGTGATGAAATAACTAAAAGTGAAGAATTAATATTTCCTTTGTGAAACGTGAATAGGGACCGTATGTAGTTTGATTGAGTGTCTGAGATTGTTTGTAGATACTGACTGCTTCACCATAGGCCTTTGGGTGGTAGGGAAAAGTGTTGGTACGTTAAGAAGCAGATAGCTGAAGCAGGGGTGGGTAGGGAGAGACACAGTCTGTATTCCATATGACTGCAGTACACTTGAACAGTGTTGGGGTATTCTTTAGTAGTACACATGGTGGCCTAGAGCAATGTGTAAAAGTGTGTTGCTCTCCTTAACTGGCACTCCCATTTTAAAGTCTGAATTATGGTTTTAAAAACATAAACAGGGATTTTCTCTTGGAAATATGGACAGAATCTCAATGTCAgaacattagtcattggggagaATAGTTAGTGACCCAGTGATCCTGAGAGATTTTGATTGGAGAAGTGTGATGAGATCACAGAGATCTCAAAAGAGTCCATGAGATGAAGGCTTACTTAAGCAATGTTGAGTTTTCCTACAATTTTGACTCCTAGAACAATCCATTCCAGTCCATCATGTCAAAAGCTGTTTTAAAACCTGATCTAAATTTTTCCACTTGCCCCACAGCCATGCAACATTTCCCTTCTACCTTTTTTTGGAATTGGGTGGCACAgttggttagcattactgcctcaggGCCAGGAACCTGagttgattccacccttggatgacCGTTTGGTGGAGTGTGCACATTTTTGGTGTGTCTGCATTGGTtacctccaggtgctctgatttccgctcacaatccagagatgtttaggttaagtggattgaccgtgctaaattgttcattgtgtccacggatgtgcaggttaggtggattagctgtgggaaatgaaGGGATAGGGGAATAGGGTGTCGGAGATCTTTAGAGGATTGTTGttgactcaatgagctgaatggcctgcttccacactgtagggattccatgaaatCTATGAATTCATTTTTATATTTCCTGTTGAATCTGTTTATCCTGCCCTGCCAGACAGCGCATTCTAGATCACAACAACTTGCTGTGTTATAATATTCCTCCATTGCCTTTCTCTTTTGTTAATCTTCTCTAATCTGTGTATCTCTGGCTTCTGACTCGTCCTGTAACTGGGAATCATTTTTTATTCTTGTTGAAGTTTTTTAATGTCATATTGTGCCAAATGAAGTGAAGGCTGAGAGATTCTCTCCTCCTTCATCTCTTTGTCTCATTTCATTGCAGGAattgttttattttcctttctgaAGAAGGATACTGATCCCAGCCACTCTGAATAACTTGAGATGAGAAAGCTATTCTCTAGAAGTATTACCTAGCCTGCTACCACCTTGCTGCTTGAGTTAGGAGTGGTGACTGCTCCCTCAGGGAGAGGGCATACTGGTCACATTTCTGTCTTCCTTTCTGACAGCCATTAATCACCTTCTATTTGCTCCTGCATCCCCACCCCATCCAGCCACTCCAAAGCTTTAGCACCCATCTCCCATTATCTAAAACAGAAGGAGCTTTTCTTACTATCGTAACTATCATCACCTCAGGATGTCCCATtacaaagtgctttacagccaatgaagtgtAGTTACTGTAGTGATGTAAGCAGGGGGACTTTTACACATGGTGAGATAAATGACCAGATATGGTTTTTCAATGAAGTTAAGTGAGGATCAATGTTGACTGATCTCAGGAAGGGTTTACATTCAAAGCTGCCCTGACCTTGCCTCAGTGCTGTGTGCTGGGATGTTAACCTGACCCCCACCCAAAGACTTgcccctcccaccaccaccagcaGTCCAAAACTAAAAGCCAACTAAAATTTTGGGATAATGAATGAATGTAGGGTTGTACGTCCCTTCTGCCTCTGTTTAATATCGACTTTAACTTCGAAGTGATTTGCAGGTTTTAAGATCTGGTGAATGGTGTTAGCAAATCCCTATGACAGCAGAAGTATCACTTGGTCGTGTCAGCTCACTTTGGACTTGCTAGCTTCAGAGTACTGATGTGTATGAGCACTTGTTTCATGTCTGCTCTAAATGATCTGGTTTGTAGGAAAGGGAGCAGGGACAAGCACTGTATATTACTTCCTGCAAAAACCATGTCATATCTGTGACAAGGTGTCCAGGATGCACCAAGATTGAATGGAAACCATTGAGTTCCTTGAAGGAGTCTCTTGTGTGATGATTAAATATATTATGAGTTGGTTCTGGAGCTTTCAAGAGTGCTTTTGGAAATTTAGCAAGGTTGGGGATAGACACATTCTCTTACTATTTTTCATCCAGAGTTCTGCTGCTAACTTGTGTGTTCTAGGATTTGGGCAGTGATGCTGCTGAAACCCTGTCCTTCCTCAATGAATTGTGTGTTCCACTGACTGATGCTGGTTCCCTCACGGTGACTTCCCATTGTGATCTGGCTGTTTTGAAATTGGAGCACCATTACAGCCATAAATCTTTATTGGATTCACAGGTTTACAGACTTAGTCCTGATGTAAGGTGTTCCTGTGTTAGCTGTAAGCAGTCAGATTGCCTTTTTTTAATGCCATCTCCATTATCAGATTGGGATGTATAATAATGACCTTACCTTTATCCAGACTGGTGTCTGTCTTTTACACGTATCATTTTGTATTTTGCCATAAAATAATATGTT carries:
- the rcor2 gene encoding REST corepressor 2 isoform X1, which produces MNVPKDGSPVPIGVRSYKDHWLTKRTTLITAGRRRPPGAEREFTNRALGAAAELEEPGGRRALERRLLTAPTAMPVMMEKSGSAGILSRGTRMKSINNGSNNGSQHPRHSEEESSDEERSHGTMSAVSIEWKKRDQHSLHDSMIRVGSDYQAVVPECHPDSAARFSEKDTKGMLVWSPNHNISDAKLDEYIAMAKEKHGYNIEQALGMLLWHKHDVDKSLADLANFTPFPDEWTVEDKVLFEQAFSFHGKSFQRIQQMLPDKLISSLVKYYYSWKKTRTRTSVMDRQARKLVHKKEREDSNDEAEEVTVQIADDSDYEPDVKRERSGEQKPTSGKSVTVKRESQSIQYRHHPPRSKRRPPKDMYLSQDEVAGVSANPNAATISLRQLESQLISIKRQVQTIKQINSSLKQTLDGGIDKLRPPESNLKLNSRWTTEEQLLAVQGIRKYGRNFQAIAEVIGNKTLAQVKTFFISYRRRFNLEEILQEWEAEQEVQGNAGSLSGLDDGGACNPSLASSEEEEEEEAEVQVTPVLAAPAPPAPTPAATPVTPTTLSQPPPLLRPSLPAAPALHRQPPPLQQGRFLLSRPPLNQPPPPLIRPAVALPPGARPNPRPILSSVSSQPLPSLIGIQLESSSSSAH
- the rcor2 gene encoding REST corepressor 2 isoform X2, producing MNVPKDGSPVPIGVRSYKDHWLTKRTTLITPTAMPVMMEKSGSAGILSRGTRMKSINNGSNNGSQHPRHSEEESSDEERSHGTMSAVSIEWKKRDQHSLHDSMIRVGSDYQAVVPECHPDSAARFSEKDTKGMLVWSPNHNISDAKLDEYIAMAKEKHGYNIEQALGMLLWHKHDVDKSLADLANFTPFPDEWTVEDKVLFEQAFSFHGKSFQRIQQMLPDKLISSLVKYYYSWKKTRTRTSVMDRQARKLVHKKEREDSNDEAEEVTVQIADDSDYEPDVKRERSGEQKPTSGKSVTVKRESQSIQYRHHPPRSKRRPPKDMYLSQDEVAGVSANPNAATISLRQLESQLISIKRQVQTIKQINSSLKQTLDGGIDKLRPPESNLKLNSRWTTEEQLLAVQGIRKYGRNFQAIAEVIGNKTLAQVKTFFISYRRRFNLEEILQEWEAEQEVQGNAGSLSGLDDGGACNPSLASSEEEEEEEAEVQVTPVLAAPAPPAPTPAATPVTPTTLSQPPPLLRPSLPAAPALHRQPPPLQQGRFLLSRPPLNQPPPPLIRPAVALPPGARPNPRPILSSVSSQPLPSLIGIQLESSSSSAH